The genomic window ACTCTCGGTCCGGGCTTGCGTCCAGTCGGCCGGGGCGGGGGCGATACAGTAGAAGGTGGGCACGTCGGCGGTCTCCAGCGGACCGGGCGGATCGCAGTAGGCCACCGCCACGCCCCGGGCGAACTCCGGCATCTCCTCGATCAGGCACGGGTCGTCCACCAGGGACAGGACGTCGCTCCGCCGGACGAAATCGGTCGCCTCGTCCATCGTCAGCTTGACCAGACCGACGATCGTGCTGCCGTCCGGATGGTTCTCGGCCAGAGAGTCCAGAGCCCGGCGCACGGTCTCGTCGGTGGCCGGGCCACCGATCAGCTCGGCGGCCGCCGCCCGCAGCTCCTCGCCGACCCGGACGACGTTCTCCCGAGCCCGGGAGAGGACCTCGGCGGCGGACAGCTCGGTGTCGAGGGTGTGCCAGAGCCGGGCCTCCCAGAGCGGCCGGCCGAGCCGTGGATCACGACCGGGCTCGCCGCTCTCCAGCCGGGCCCGCAGCCAGCCGTCGAACTCGCCGAACGCGGCCACCGCGGCGGACGCCACCGGCTCGACCGCGGCCCGCATGCCGGGCTCCCCGGCGAGCAGGGCGGGCAACTCGTCCCGGATCAGCTGGGCGCTCCCGGCGAACTGCCCGATCGCCGTCTCGGTGTGGACGCGGGGCACGTCACGCAGCACCGCACGAGCGGTGGCGAGCGCGTCGGGCACGGCCGCGAGCCGGCCGGCCAGGCTGGTCAGGCGCTCGTCCAACGGCGCGAACGGCCGGGCGATCAGGCCGTGCAGCAGCGGGCCCGGGTTGTGCAGCAGGGGGTTCCACTCGTGCTCGCGGACCTCGGTCGCCTCGAAGAGGTCCCGCTCGACCCGAGCCGACAGGATGGCGTGATCGACCTGGTCCTCGGCCTCGAGGCTGTCCGGGTCGACACCGCTGAGCGCGTCGCCGGCGTCGCGCAGCATGGCGATCCGGGCGGACACGGCGGCTGCGGAGTGGTCGGGCAGGCGGCTGTCGAAACGGTGGTCGCCCGCGTAGGAGGCGGTCACGGGATCGCTCTCCAGCAAGGCGTCGACGATGCGCTCAGCGAGCGGTACGAACTCCGGCATGCTGTGAAAACTACTCGGGCGCTCCGACATTTTCCGCCGCACGCACCGCGTCGGCGAAACTCAGAGCGGCCACCCGCAGCTCGGCCTCCGCGTCCAGACCGGCGGCGCGCGCCTCGGCCACCGCAGTGAGCAGCAGGCTTCCGAGCCCGTCACCGGCCGGCAGCGGCACGTCGACGGCGCCCCGCTCGGCCCGGTGCAGGATCTTGGCGGCCAGGG from Actinoplanes derwentensis includes these protein-coding regions:
- a CDS encoding DUF885 domain-containing protein: MPEFVPLAERIVDALLESDPVTASYAGDHRFDSRLPDHSAAAVSARIAMLRDAGDALSGVDPDSLEAEDQVDHAILSARVERDLFEATEVREHEWNPLLHNPGPLLHGLIARPFAPLDERLTSLAGRLAAVPDALATARAVLRDVPRVHTETAIGQFAGSAQLIRDELPALLAGEPGMRAAVEPVASAAVAAFGEFDGWLRARLESGEPGRDPRLGRPLWEARLWHTLDTELSAAEVLSRARENVVRVGEELRAAAAELIGGPATDETVRRALDSLAENHPDGSTIVGLVKLTMDEATDFVRRSDVLSLVDDPCLIEEMPEFARGVAVAYCDPPGPLETADVPTFYCIAPAPADWTQARTESLYREYNNEMLRNLTVHEAMPGHFLQLAHARRFRSATRVRALGWSDPFVEGWAVYAEELMAGLGFGGLPVRLQQLKLQLRMSLNAILDQQVHCDAMPEAEAMALMTGPGFQEEGEAAGKWRRALLTSTQLSTYFVGYSEVAAIAAARPFGATPKAWHDAMLAHGSPPPRHLRTLLGV